The following proteins are encoded in a genomic region of Coffea eugenioides isolate CCC68of chromosome 6, Ceug_1.0, whole genome shotgun sequence:
- the LOC113773084 gene encoding uncharacterized protein LOC113773084, with product MLRCSKSLIFRNPQVEQLHLWPRRRNGINLLHGTRRPTQLPLLLHPNTLPLHLHSLPIRYFIPIPSPPLCPLLRPRTHSLSSPMSSLATPPPESNSNPPTKTERVAIKGRVQGVFYRDWTVQNATELGLKGWVRNRRDGSVEALFSGPPEKVQEMEQRCRRGPPAAAVTGFRTFPCTDDPGTGFERRPTV from the exons ATGCTCCGCTGCAGCAAATCCCTTATATTCCGGAACCCTCAGGTAGAGCAACTCCACTTATGGCCCAGAAGAAGAAATGGCATTAATCTACTACACGGAACACGACGACCCACCCAGCTTCCTCTTCTTCTACATCCTAATACTCTTCCTCTTCATTTACATTCTCTTCCGATTCGCTATTTTATTCCTATTCCTAGTCCTCCTCTATGTCCTCTGCTTCGACCTCGTACACATTCTCTCTCATCTCCTATGTCCTCCTTAGCCACTCCACCTCCCGAATCCAATTCCAATCCCCCCACTAAAACC GAAAGGGTTGCGATAAAGGGAAGAGTGCAGGGGGTTTTCTACCGGGATTGGACTGTGCAAAATGCCACGGAGTTGGGGTTGAAGGGCTGGGTTCGCAACCGACGGGATGGCTCAGTGGAGGCCTTGTTTTCAGGGCCTCCCGAGAAGGTTCAGGAGATGGAGCAGCGGTGTCGGAGGGGCCCACCTGCTGCAGCTGTCACTGGCTTCCGGACATTTCCTTGTACTGACGACCCGGGGACAGGGTTTGAGCGAAGGCCAACTGTTTGA
- the LOC113773083 gene encoding thylakoid lumenal 15.0 kDa protein 2, chloroplastic isoform X2, with product MGFPLLYQHPPLSITTLMPASGPKFPVYPKYKASATEKEISIFGQKSTQLLSSKWFADNLRSGPVNFFLSGSLALALSLAGVGIAEGKVGVNKPELLPKEFTPVIDVAGFLSDGQENRLAQEIAAIEKDTGFKLRVLAQNYPDTPGLAIKDFWKVDDRTIVFVADPTFDIDVPRSFWGRLAGKYGNMFYWKEKGEDASIEAAVVAIRNCLREPVGANNCSESYRSHGATKA from the exons ATGGGCTTTCCCCTTCTTTACCAGCATCCGCCATTATCTATTACCACGTTGATGCCCGCTTCTGGGCCCAAGTTCCCGGTTTACCCGAAATATAAAGCATCAGCGACGGAAAAAGAAATCTCCATCTTTGGCCAAAAATCAACACAACTCCTCTCGTCAAAATGGTTTGCTGATAATCTTCGGTCCGGGCCGGTTAACTTTTTCCTCTCGGGCTCTCTAGCTCTCGCACTTTCTCTGGCGG GAGTTGGAATTGCTGAGGGAAAGGTTGGGGTTAACAAGCCAGAATTGCTTCCTAAGGAGTTTACACCAGTTATTGATGTTGCTGGATTCCTCTCAGATGGCCAG GAGAATAGACTTGCACAGGAGATTGCTGCAATTGAAAAGGATACTGGATTTAAATTGAGAGTTTTGGCACAGAACTACCCTGATACACCTG GGTTAGCAATCAAAGATTTCTGGAAGGTGGATGATAGAACTATTGTTTTCGTGGCTGATCCCACCTTCG ATATAGATGTACCTCGTAGCTTTTGGGGACGTTTGGCAGGCAAATATGGAAACATGTTTTACTGGAAAGAGAAG GGAGAAGATGCATCTATTGAAGCTGCTGTTGTGGCAATAAGGAACTGCTTAAGAGAACCAGTAGGTGCTAACAATTGCTCTGAG TCGTATCGGAGCCACGGTGCGACGAAAGCGTGA
- the LOC113773083 gene encoding thylakoid lumenal 15.0 kDa protein 2, chloroplastic isoform X1 gives MGFPLLYQHPPLSITTLMPASGPKFPVYPKYKASATEKEISIFGQKSTQLLSSKWFADNLRSGPVNFFLSGSLALALSLAGVGIAEGKVGVNKPELLPKEFTPVIDVAGFLSDGQENRLAQEIAAIEKDTGFKLRVLAQNYPDTPGLAIKDFWKVDDRTIVFVADPTFGNILNFNVGASVDIDVPRSFWGRLAGKYGNMFYWKEKGEDASIEAAVVAIRNCLREPVGANNCSESYRSHGATKA, from the exons ATGGGCTTTCCCCTTCTTTACCAGCATCCGCCATTATCTATTACCACGTTGATGCCCGCTTCTGGGCCCAAGTTCCCGGTTTACCCGAAATATAAAGCATCAGCGACGGAAAAAGAAATCTCCATCTTTGGCCAAAAATCAACACAACTCCTCTCGTCAAAATGGTTTGCTGATAATCTTCGGTCCGGGCCGGTTAACTTTTTCCTCTCGGGCTCTCTAGCTCTCGCACTTTCTCTGGCGG GAGTTGGAATTGCTGAGGGAAAGGTTGGGGTTAACAAGCCAGAATTGCTTCCTAAGGAGTTTACACCAGTTATTGATGTTGCTGGATTCCTCTCAGATGGCCAG GAGAATAGACTTGCACAGGAGATTGCTGCAATTGAAAAGGATACTGGATTTAAATTGAGAGTTTTGGCACAGAACTACCCTGATACACCTG GGTTAGCAATCAAAGATTTCTGGAAGGTGGATGATAGAACTATTGTTTTCGTGGCTGATCCCACCTTCG GAAACATATTGAATTTTAATGTTGGGGCTTCGGTAGATATAGATGTACCTCGTAGCTTTTGGGGACGTTTGGCAGGCAAATATGGAAACATGTTTTACTGGAAAGAGAAG GGAGAAGATGCATCTATTGAAGCTGCTGTTGTGGCAATAAGGAACTGCTTAAGAGAACCAGTAGGTGCTAACAATTGCTCTGAG TCGTATCGGAGCCACGGTGCGACGAAAGCGTGA
- the LOC113776221 gene encoding uncharacterized protein LOC113776221 gives MEKYFGSPYRGDPGVPHSDPDRFVNIWVGSAIFSALTWTNPYMWTLSNQFNWHDKAMLFEQYHWKKALEKGQPYKFKWNELDKEVRDSYYFNWPVYFP, from the exons ATGGAGAAGTACTTTGGGAGTCCATACAGAGGTGACCCGGGAGTCCCCCACTCCGACCCTGATCGGTTCGTCAACATATGGGTAGGATCCGCCATCTTCTCTGCTCTCACCTGGACCAATCCCTACATGTGGACACTGTCTAATCAGTTCAA TTGGCATGACAAGGCAATGCTGTTTGAGCAGTATCACTGGAAGAAAGCACTTGAGAAGGGACAGCCCTACAAATTCAAG TGGAATGAGTTGGACAAAGAAGTACGAGACTCGTACTACTTCAACTGGCCTGTCTACTTCCCATAG
- the LOC113776139 gene encoding transcription initiation factor TFIID subunit 8, protein MSDGGNEESAREIDNVIEINPAISRSGANEFGRAIAKIAVAQICESVGFESFNESALESLSDIAVRYLCDLGKTASSYANSAGRTECNVFDIIQGMEDFGLLRGVLGASEAPNCVIESGALREIMDYVESAQEIPFAQPVPQFPVVRARKLIPSFLQMGETPEFKQIPDWLPAFPDPHTYRHSPVWNERVTDPRADKIELARQRRKAERSLLSLQQRLVCNGDVIASTSTTEPHDSRLEMQPNASENPFLAKPLQAGEKDVSPVILPDTVRNQADGENHISLLEAFAPAIEAMKDGPSESGHDVEKTLPDKRPAVCLEFKTGKKVLGDLLDLRLRNRGSGRTASWFGHNDEKDDKKRRAEFILRQSMENQQELTQL, encoded by the coding sequence ATGAGCGATGGAGGCAATGAGGAGAGTGCGAGAGAGATAGACAATGTAATTGAGATTAACCCTGCTATTAGCCGATCGGGCGCCAATGAGTTCGGCCGAGCAATTGCAAAAATTGCGGTGGCGCAGATATGTGAAAGTGTGGGATTTGAGAGCTTTAACGAGTCAGCTCTCGAATCTCTTTCTGATATTGCAGTTAGGTATCTTTGTGACCTAGGGAAAACCGCAAGTTCATATGCTAATTCAGCAGGCAGGACTGAGTGTaatgtgtttgatataattcaGGGGATGGAAGATTTTGGGCTGTTGCGAGGGGTTTTGGGTGCCTCAGAGGCTCCTAATTGCGTCATAGAATCTGGTGCCTTGAGGGAGATCATGGACTACGTTGAGTCTGCTCAGGAGATTCCATTTGCTCAGCCTGTCCCCCAATTTCCTGTTGTcagagctaggaaactgataccTAGTTTCTTGCAGATGGGCGAGACACCAGAATTCAAGCAAATACCAGATTGGCTGCCTGCATTTCCTGATCCCCACACATATCGACACTCGCCTGTCTGGAATGAGAGGGTGACGGATCCTCGTGCTGATAAGATTGAGTTAGCTAGGCAAAGACGGAAGGCAGAGAGATCTTTATTGAGTTTGCAACAGAGGTTGGTGTGTAATGGTGATGTGATAGCATCGACCTCTACCACGGAACCTCATGATAGCAGGCTGGAAATGCAACCTAATGCAAGTGAAAACCCATTTCTTGCCAAGCCTTTACAAGCTGGAGAGAAAGATGTCTCTCCTGTCATTCTTCCTGATACGGTTAGGAATCAAGCAGATGGGGAAAATCACATTTCTTTGTTGGAGGCATTTGCTCCAGCTATTGAGGCAATGAAGGATGGGCCTTCTGAATCAGGACATGATGTGGAAAAAACTCTTCCAGACAAAAGACCTGCAGTCTGTTTGGAGTTCAAAACTGGGAAAAAGGTTTTAGGTGATTTGTTGGATCTGAGACTCAGAAACAGGGGTTCTGGAAGAACAGCATCTTGGTTTGGCCATAATGATGAGAAAGATGACAAAAAAAGGAGAGCTGAGTTTATACTTAGGCAGTCTATGGAGAACCAACAGGAGCTCACTCAGTTGTAA